One segment of Cumulibacter manganitolerans DNA contains the following:
- a CDS encoding choline/carnitine O-acyltransferase: protein MTGLGEREAALPRAPLPRLERSCRLFLDWCAPLLSPDELARTRDAVGAFLAGDGPLLQSELERYDADERNASWLDEFWRDRYLGRRDPIAVNANFFFRFRSEAGHDAGQLQRAAGLLRRAVDLRLRIDRDELPRSATPTSERQLRHLFCTMRIPGVERDTVRTQYTGGAGPSAARHVLVFFRGHLFALDVLDEAGVPYAEAALRTALARITAAVGSPAAHPVGALTTGPRAQWATDREALRATGNDAALEWVQTAMCGLALESEQPADAQAIDHALLAGSGRDRWFDLATTFVVFPDGTAGLNSEHCLLDGMTILTLIEDLAAPRRLPAAAEGAPAVRPVAFRLDDDLRARVDRALADFEVLGDRTALRRVPIDGLSRDAAKSLGCSPDAFFQIALQLAQVRARGGVGATYESIATRGWRNGRTEAMRVVTPQLVAFTRAMTEDADDARRIAAFDAAAEAHAARVRACRRGDAPEQHLWELDRIRVRRGAQLGIRDQPALFGSPGWQRMRDDALSTSAAVTEAVDSWGFGATGASCIGVAYALAPEHGFVCLSTPAPVAGPLSRLAAELQRAVTEITTLLRGRR, encoded by the coding sequence GACGGGCCGCTCCTGCAGTCCGAGCTCGAGCGGTACGACGCGGACGAGCGCAACGCCAGCTGGCTAGACGAGTTCTGGCGCGATCGCTATCTCGGCCGCCGCGACCCGATCGCCGTGAACGCGAACTTCTTCTTCCGGTTCCGTTCCGAAGCGGGCCACGACGCGGGCCAGCTCCAGCGCGCAGCCGGGCTGCTGCGGCGCGCCGTGGACCTGCGGCTGCGGATCGACCGCGACGAGCTGCCCCGCAGCGCCACGCCGACGTCCGAGCGGCAGCTGCGCCACCTGTTCTGCACCATGCGCATCCCGGGCGTCGAACGCGACACGGTGCGCACCCAGTACACCGGCGGCGCCGGCCCGTCGGCGGCGCGCCACGTGCTGGTGTTCTTCCGCGGCCACCTGTTCGCCCTCGACGTCCTCGACGAGGCCGGCGTGCCGTACGCCGAGGCAGCCTTGCGGACCGCGCTGGCGCGGATCACCGCAGCCGTCGGCAGCCCCGCCGCGCACCCCGTCGGGGCGTTGACCACCGGCCCCCGCGCGCAGTGGGCGACCGACCGGGAGGCACTGCGGGCGACGGGCAACGACGCAGCGCTGGAGTGGGTGCAGACGGCCATGTGCGGACTGGCTCTGGAGAGCGAGCAGCCCGCCGACGCCCAGGCGATCGACCACGCCCTGCTGGCCGGGTCCGGCCGCGACCGCTGGTTCGATCTGGCCACCACGTTCGTGGTCTTCCCCGACGGCACGGCCGGTCTGAACAGCGAGCACTGCCTGCTCGACGGCATGACGATCCTCACCCTCATCGAGGATCTGGCCGCGCCGCGGCGCCTCCCGGCCGCAGCGGAGGGTGCGCCGGCGGTCCGTCCGGTCGCGTTCCGCCTCGATGACGACCTGCGCGCCCGCGTCGACCGCGCCCTCGCCGACTTCGAGGTGCTCGGTGACCGAACGGCGCTGCGTCGGGTACCCATCGACGGGCTGAGCCGCGACGCCGCGAAGTCGCTCGGCTGCTCCCCGGACGCCTTCTTCCAGATCGCGTTGCAGCTCGCGCAGGTTCGCGCGCGAGGCGGGGTGGGTGCCACGTACGAGTCGATCGCCACCCGCGGCTGGCGCAACGGGCGCACCGAGGCGATGCGGGTGGTCACGCCCCAGCTCGTCGCATTCACCCGGGCGATGACCGAGGATGCGGACGACGCCCGGCGCATCGCGGCCTTCGACGCGGCGGCCGAGGCGCACGCGGCCAGGGTGCGCGCATGTCGGCGCGGCGACGCGCCAGAGCAGCACCTCTGGGAGCTCGATCGCATCCGCGTCCGGCGCGGCGCGCAGCTCGGCATCCGAGACCAGCCGGCGCTCTTCGGCAGCCCCGGCTGGCAGCGGATGCGCGATGACGCGCTCAGCACGTCGGCGGCGGTCACCGAGGCCGTCGACTCGTGGGGGTTCGGCGCCACGGGCGCGTCGTGCATCGGGGTCGCCTACGCTCTCGCGCCGGAGCACGGCTTCGTCTGCCTGAGCACGCCCGCGCCGGTGGCCGGGCCGCTGTCGAGGCTCGCGGCGGAGCTGCAGCGCGCGGTCACCGAGATCACGACGCTGCTGCGGGGACGTCGATAG
- a CDS encoding ABC transporter ATP-binding protein codes for MVDLQVDRLGVAYGRVSVLDGITLSVPSGTTTAILGPSGCGKTTLLRAIAGFLRPTTGTVRLGDRIVCGPRDWVRPEHRQVGYVSQDGNLFPHLSVADNITFGMPWRQRRARSRVGELLELVGLDETVASRSPDQLSGGQQQRVSLARALAIDPRLVLLDEPFSSLDVALRASTREAVAAALRAADATVVLVTHDQSEALSFADQVAVMRGGRFAHVGDPVELYQRPADLETATFVGDAVVLPGDVRGSRVECVLGELPQVGASADGPADVLVRPEQLAVSALLTASAAGERPAPGEIGGVVAGSTFHGPDAVLDIRLDTGGTVRAKVPAHRLVPRGGAVRLTVEGPVLAFSRKGDPATSGP; via the coding sequence ATGGTAGATCTGCAGGTCGACCGCCTCGGCGTCGCCTACGGTCGCGTCAGCGTGCTCGACGGCATCACGCTGTCGGTACCCAGCGGCACGACGACCGCGATCCTCGGCCCGTCCGGCTGCGGCAAGACCACGCTCCTGCGCGCGATCGCCGGATTCCTGCGGCCGACCACCGGGACCGTCCGGCTCGGTGACCGGATCGTCTGCGGCCCGCGCGACTGGGTGCGGCCCGAGCACCGCCAGGTCGGCTACGTCTCGCAGGACGGCAACCTCTTCCCGCACCTGTCCGTCGCCGACAACATCACCTTCGGGATGCCGTGGCGGCAGCGCCGGGCGCGCTCGCGCGTCGGCGAGCTGCTCGAGCTCGTCGGCCTCGACGAGACGGTCGCCTCGCGCTCTCCGGATCAGCTCTCCGGCGGCCAGCAGCAGCGCGTCTCGCTGGCCCGGGCGCTCGCCATCGACCCGCGGCTCGTGCTGCTCGACGAGCCGTTCTCCTCGCTCGACGTGGCGCTGCGGGCCAGCACCCGGGAGGCGGTCGCCGCGGCGCTGCGCGCGGCCGACGCGACCGTCGTCTTGGTCACCCACGACCAGAGCGAGGCGCTCTCGTTCGCCGACCAGGTCGCCGTGATGCGCGGCGGCCGGTTCGCGCACGTGGGCGACCCGGTGGAGCTCTACCAGCGGCCGGCCGATCTCGAGACCGCCACCTTCGTCGGGGACGCCGTCGTCCTGCCGGGCGACGTGCGGGGCTCCCGGGTCGAGTGCGTGCTCGGCGAGCTGCCCCAGGTGGGGGCCAGCGCCGACGGCCCCGCGGACGTCCTGGTGCGCCCCGAGCAGCTGGCGGTGTCCGCCCTGCTGACCGCCTCGGCCGCCGGCGAGCGGCCCGCCCCCGGTGAGATAGGCGGCGTGGTCGCGGGCAGCACGTTCCACGGCCCGGACGCCGTGCTCGACATCCGGCTGGACACCGGCGGCACGGTCCGCGCGAAGGTGCCCGCGCACCGGCTGGTTCCGCGGGGCGGCGCCGTCCGGCTCACCGTGGAGGGCCCGGTCCTGGCGTTCTCTCGGAAGGGCGATCCCGCCACCAGCGGCCCCTGA